TGTTAGCCTGAGGGCACGCTGTCCCTACGCGGAGGGAGCATGCAGCTCACGGACAGACAGCTGAACGACTATATCGATGACGTGCTCTTCTTTGGCCGAGAGGAGAAGCAGCGGTACGAGCGTCAGATCGATCATCTCAAGCAGACGCTCGTGAACGCGCTCCAAGCCAATTCCTCACTGCGCGCCTGGAAGATCCTTCACGCGGGCTCCTGGCACAAGGGAACAGCCCTCAGACCCTTCGGCACGCAGGACATCGATATCGACATCATCCTGTACCTGAATGTCCCGGAGACCGGACGCGGCGACCTGGCGGACCTCCATCCCCTCCTCCTCAGGAGCCTGCGCGCGGCCTATCCAACGAAGGACCCCAACGACTTCACCACCAGCCGGAAGACCGTGGGCATCGAGTTCAGGACGAGCGGTCTGCTCGTGGACCTGGTGCCCGTGATTCCGACGGAGCAGCCCGAAGGCTACGTGTGGCAGACCGAGCGGGGAGGCCGGGGAACCTCTCTGACCTCTCCAGAGGGGCAGCTCGAATTCATCCGCCAGTGCAAGGCGAGGGATCCCCGCTACGTGCAAGTCGTCCGGCTCGCCAAGCGCTGGCGCAATCACCGCCGGCTCCACGCCCTTCCATCCTTCGCCATCGAGTTGCTCGTCGCGCACCTCGGCCTGACACAGGGCGTGCCAGACACCATCGAGCAGGGCTTCTACCGGTTCTTCCTGTACCTCGTGAGGGGATTGAAGGAGCGCATCACCTTCCCCGGGGCGCTCGGGCATCCTCCGCGAAGCGCCTGCCCGGTCCAGATCCACGACCCCACGAACAACGAGAACAACGTGACGGCCAGGATGGAGCCTGACGAGGTCACCGCGCTCCTCCATGAAGCCGTCGTGGCGCTGCAGGCCGTCAATCACGCCATGAGTGTCGAGCGCCGGGGCGATACGGAGAAGCTCTGGAAGCAGGTTCTCGGACCTGAGTTCTCGTTGTCCCGCTGAGTCCCTGGAGCCCTCGGATGAGCCACCCCCCCCGCGCCGATGTCGCCAGGACCTTCGAATCCTTCCGCTCCGTGCTTCGCCTCATCTGTCATACGACGGGGCTCAACACAGCCACCTGCGAGCAGACAGCGGACGATGTGACCGTCCTGGCCCAGGAAGGATTCTTGAAGGCTGTCGACCTCCAGCTGTTCGACGAAGCAGGAGGGCACAAGCTCTGCGCCGCCAGTTTCACCGTGTCCGAGGAGGCCAGCGGCCGCGAAAGCCATCCCCCCGGCTACAACCTCTGGCCCCATACGCCTCGGGGCCGACTCGAGACCATCCTTACCTACACCTCCACGTGGATGGAGCTTCCCCCCGAGGAGAAACAGCGGTTCGAGAGCACGCTGAAGACCTCATGGAATCCAACCGAGCTCGATACCGATCACTCCGACATGAATGAAGTCGGCGAGCGCCTCTACGGCAGCAACGGGTACGGACTCCACCAGCGCGTCTATATCGCGGCCCCTATTTCCTATGACGAGGATGAGGACGACGATCACTACGAGGACGAGGACGAGTGAGCCGGACCCGCTCCGTCCAACCGCAGTGCCTCGCGGATGAAGTCCACGGCAACGATCGCGGCTCCCATCGCGGCGACCTGCTGGAAGGCATCGTTCTTCTCCGGGTCACCGAAGTCACTGATGCCTCGGATGATCAGGAAGTCGGCACCCGAGCGCCAGCAGGCGGCCACCACGCCCGCGGCCTCCATCTCTCCAACCTCGATCCGTCCGTGCTGCTGTCCGCGTAACAGCCGGAGCCGCTCCGGATTACGAAGCAGCTTCTCTCCGCTCGCGATGGTGGCGAGCCGTGCGGATGGACCCTCCGAGACCTCCTCCCGGGCTCCAGCCGCGGGCCATCGCATCCCCGCCGCTTCGAGTGAGGCCCACAGCCGCTTCGTCAGTTCCTCCCTCCGGCTGACGTACGCGACGGCATCCTGGAGGATCGCATGGGGCAGGCGATAGGACTCCGGGCGGAGCATCTGTCGCGGCTCGCCCTCTTCGAGCACCTCGGCCGCGGGCTCGTACGCGACCACCCGCTCGGAGAGCACCACTTCTCCAAGCTTGCAGAGGCCCCGAATGCCCGCGGCGATCCCCGTCATGATGACCAGCCTCGGCTGGAGCCCGGTGACGAACTCCGTGGTCGCCGCGGAGGCATCTGGGTTGCCCGCAGCCCCGATACATCCCAGGGCCACCTTGTAGGCGCGTCCCCCGCGTTTGGACGCGACGTCCGTGGTCCAGTAGTTGGTTCCCGAGGACAGCTTCTCGGGAAGGTCCGTGGCGGGAAGACCCAGTGCCGTCCTGACCGCCTCCAGTTCCACGGGCAGCGCCGTCAGCAGGAGGAGGTCCACGGGAGCGTGCTTGCGCGCCGCCTCGAACTCGGCGCTCAGGAGGTGCACGACCCGCCGGGCCACCTCGCTCGGGTCCACGCCCCGGGGCCTCAACGAGAGGCCGAGCAACTCGCCGAGAAAACGCTCGGGAGTCCGTGGAAAGAAGCGTGCGGGCTCTCTCCTGGCCTTCTTCAGGAGACCAAGGGAGCCCTCCCCATCGGAGTTGAAGGCCCCGAGCGGAAGATCGAGCGGGAGCACCGG
The sequence above is drawn from the Archangium gephyra genome and encodes:
- a CDS encoding CBASS oligonucleotide cyclase, which encodes MQLTDRQLNDYIDDVLFFGREEKQRYERQIDHLKQTLVNALQANSSLRAWKILHAGSWHKGTALRPFGTQDIDIDIILYLNVPETGRGDLADLHPLLLRSLRAAYPTKDPNDFTTSRKTVGIEFRTSGLLVDLVPVIPTEQPEGYVWQTERGGRGTSLTSPEGQLEFIRQCKARDPRYVQVVRLAKRWRNHRRLHALPSFAIELLVAHLGLTQGVPDTIEQGFYRFFLYLVRGLKERITFPGALGHPPRSACPVQIHDPTNNENNVTARMEPDEVTALLHEAVVALQAVNHAMSVERRGDTEKLWKQVLGPEFSLSR